A window of Arcobacter sp. CECT 8986 contains these coding sequences:
- a CDS encoding ankyrin repeat domain-containing protein produces MKLKELFNKKKESSIDSLIKEGNLKKIVNYIENNDIYIKFDLEKYLILAIQSKNSDFLEYLESQNFKFPKTINDLNILSFALSETSNLDIISHIIKSPSFTKEYSYGLTPFEMALKMQYDFKLFKVLIDNDILENSMSKLPISHQILDNNEIEDTVRGAIFAYLLEEKNLNLNEDILNTEPLIVKAYKKEDYTLLFLFLFYGARIKHIANEYGETFEKDNMRAISNALLNNQPKEDYKYFLPFLSYEDLKYFLDSLTTTKDMQILLCIAKNNLFNNKCKIELFDLALQKGCDINEINDDAQGQNVLQYICENFIFGKNIETVEFLFEKGAIFNLNKKQPLVFCINGNETHLIRYLVEKQNIDINELDCYGHGAINGFIDDTYLDTLEKQIEMINLLVKLGLDINQKVIGLPEDDYPKSSIIDILIADKKSHPFIEYLLKTYEELELGRITSFIFKHELNDELCKLVIEKDPYFEYDAYFVKKFKKKEYRYSAQFLEMAIDWQRKELAEYLIDTYPQMRGYHENISLISLAYNKNFSNSFIKKLILKDTNLNREYKSEDKFGITISETSLIRVLRYTVEEKYVDDAYELIDFMIDNGADANIPLKKYNIPDYYLDEEGALICASLDNDISIKLFDLLIDKGNVKPNIQISNLNQTQIQSIMYTRDLDDEHKLEALKYFHKKCGGLNLVQQDRKGYNLFLFATSNCLPKCLQYLIDLGSDIHIIGGEDNSPAIHKAISNYYFVDKTKRAQTVKVLIDAGVDFEQFDSEQLTAVMSAAKYGCFEALVTLLENGAKANSKNKANSNATNVLITEDYLKTEHFYSYDDRENIEENKSKILAVLKDYGCDLDNVPLEGSTILNNSIGFNLKTIFNTLLQLEVDINKPDKNGITPIMVAIEFSDLFFANTLLQSEDINLLVEDNNGENLIFKAIKRGNDSNIIDLIDYLKENGVPFKNLENGMNPLIFASYFCHFNLFEYLLNFVDDINTKDNFGLSAISWSLQSNLNIPQEQRVESIKTLISLGADINTLDNQERTLLHLCVITHCDLVFEYLVSLENSIDINQKDSNGDVAISLLIQNYFEGIYDNNNDFFEYFFTKLISSGANIEDAKSIATKYEEDSYLKSFMESF; encoded by the coding sequence ATGAAATTAAAAGAGTTATTTAACAAAAAAAAAGAAAGCAGTATTGATTCCCTTATAAAAGAGGGAAATCTTAAAAAAATAGTAAATTACATAGAAAATAATGATATTTATATAAAATTTGATTTGGAAAAATACTTAATTTTAGCAATCCAATCAAAAAACAGTGATTTTTTAGAATACTTAGAGAGTCAAAATTTTAAGTTCCCAAAAACAATCAATGATTTAAATATTTTATCTTTTGCCCTAAGTGAAACTTCAAACCTTGATATAATCTCACATATTATAAAAAGCCCATCTTTTACTAAAGAGTATAGCTATGGATTGACTCCATTTGAAATGGCTTTAAAAATGCAATATGATTTCAAACTATTTAAAGTTTTAATAGATAATGATATTTTAGAAAATAGTATGTCAAAACTTCCAATATCTCATCAAATTCTTGATAACAATGAGATAGAAGACACAGTAAGAGGAGCAATCTTTGCTTATCTTTTAGAAGAAAAAAATCTTAATTTAAATGAAGATATTTTAAATACAGAACCTTTAATTGTAAAGGCTTACAAAAAAGAAGACTATACACTTCTATTTCTATTCTTATTCTATGGAGCAAGAATAAAACATATAGCAAATGAGTATGGTGAGACATTTGAAAAAGATAATATGAGAGCAATTTCAAATGCCTTACTTAATAACCAACCAAAAGAGGATTATAAATATTTTCTTCCATTTTTATCTTATGAAGATTTAAAATATTTTCTTGATTCTTTAACAACTACAAAAGATATGCAAATTCTTTTATGTATTGCAAAAAATAATCTGTTTAATAATAAATGTAAAATTGAACTTTTTGACCTTGCTTTACAAAAAGGTTGTGATATAAATGAAATAAATGATGATGCCCAAGGACAAAATGTATTACAATATATATGTGAGAATTTTATTTTTGGTAAAAATATTGAAACAGTAGAATTTCTATTTGAAAAAGGAGCAATATTCAATCTAAACAAAAAGCAACCTCTTGTTTTTTGTATAAATGGAAATGAAACTCACTTAATAAGATATCTAGTAGAAAAACAAAATATAGATATAAATGAGTTAGATTGTTATGGACATGGTGCAATAAATGGCTTTATTGATGATACATATTTAGATACCTTAGAAAAACAAATAGAGATGATAAATCTATTAGTGAAATTAGGTTTAGATATAAATCAAAAAGTAATTGGACTTCCTGAAGATGATTATCCAAAATCTTCAATTATAGATATTTTAATAGCTGATAAAAAATCTCATCCTTTTATTGAGTATCTTCTTAAAACTTATGAAGAATTAGAATTAGGAAGAATTACTAGCTTTATTTTCAAACATGAACTTAATGATGAGCTTTGTAAACTGGTTATAGAAAAAGACCCTTATTTTGAATATGATGCATACTTTGTAAAAAAATTCAAGAAAAAAGAGTATAGATATAGTGCTCAATTTTTAGAAATGGCAATAGATTGGCAAAGAAAAGAACTTGCCGAGTATTTAATTGATACATATCCACAAATGAGAGGTTACCATGAAAATATCTCTCTAATCTCACTTGCTTATAATAAAAACTTTTCAAATAGTTTTATAAAAAAACTAATTTTAAAAGATACAAATCTTAATAGAGAGTATAAAAGTGAAGATAAATTTGGTATTACTATTAGTGAAACATCACTAATTAGAGTACTAAGATATACAGTAGAAGAAAAATATGTAGATGATGCTTATGAATTAATAGATTTTATGATTGATAATGGTGCAGATGCAAATATTCCTCTTAAAAAATATAATATTCCAGACTACTATTTAGACGAAGAAGGAGCACTAATTTGTGCAAGTCTTGATAATGATATTTCTATAAAACTCTTTGACCTTCTAATTGATAAAGGTAATGTAAAACCCAATATACAAATATCAAATCTAAATCAAACGCAAATTCAAAGTATAATGTATACACGAGATTTAGATGATGAACATAAACTTGAAGCACTAAAATATTTCCATAAAAAATGTGGCGGTTTAAATTTAGTACAACAAGATAGAAAGGGTTATAATCTATTTTTATTTGCCACTTCAAATTGTCTTCCAAAATGTTTACAATATCTAATAGATTTAGGAAGTGATATTCATATAATTGGAGGAGAAGACAATTCTCCTGCCATTCATAAAGCAATTTCAAACTACTATTTTGTTGATAAAACTAAAAGAGCCCAGACTGTAAAAGTACTAATTGATGCAGGAGTTGATTTTGAACAGTTTGATTCTGAACAACTAACTGCTGTAATGAGTGCTGCAAAATATGGTTGCTTTGAAGCTTTAGTTACTCTTTTAGAAAATGGTGCAAAGGCTAATAGTAAAAATAAAGCAAATAGTAATGCAACAAATGTTCTTATTACAGAAGATTATTTAAAAACTGAGCATTTTTATAGCTATGATGATAGAGAAAATATAGAAGAGAACAAATCAAAAATCTTAGCAGTTCTTAAAGATTATGGTTGTGACTTAGACAATGTTCCTCTTGAAGGTTCTACTATTTTAAACAACTCTATTGGTTTTAATTTAAAAACTATTTTCAACACTCTTTTACAACTTGAAGTTGACATAAACAAACCTGACAAAAATGGTATTACTCCTATCATGGTTGCTATTGAGTTTAGTGATTTATTTTTTGCTAATACTTTACTTCAAAGTGAAGATATCAATCTTCTTGTTGAGGACAACAATGGTGAAAATCTTATTTTCAAAGCTATAAAAAGAGGCAACGATTCTAACATTATTGATTTGATTGATTATCTTAAAGAAAACGGTGTACCTTTTAAAAATCTTGAAAATGGCATGAATCCTCTTATTTTTGCTTCATATTTTTGCCACTTCAATCTTTTTGAGTATCTTCTTAATTTTGTTGATGATATCAATACTAAAGACAATTTTGGTTTATCTGCTATTTCTTGGTCTTTACAATCTAATCTTAACATACCTCAAGAGCAAAGAGTCGAATCTATAAAAACTCTAATCTCTTTAGGGGCAGATATTAATACTTTAGATAATCAAGAAAGAACACTACTTCATCTTTGTGTTATCACTCATTGTGATTTAGTATTTGAGTATTTAGTTAGTCTTGAAAATAGTATAGACATTAACCAAAAAGATTCAAATGGTGATGTGGCTATTTCTTTACTAATACAAAACTATTTTGAAGGAATTTATGATAATAACAATGATTTCTTCGAATACTTTTTTACAAAGCTAATCTCAAGTGGTGCAAATATAGAAGATGCGAAATCAATTGCTACAAAATATGAAGAAGATTCATATTTAAAATCTTTTATGGAATCTTTCTAA
- a CDS encoding ankyrin repeat domain-containing protein: MQLKNLFAFNNNEDLESLILKGKIKKIIKYLDKNSINIKENINDFLRLGIKSENKNFLEYLISLNIVIPNNIDGLSVLSYGLNETSNLDIITYIIKNDSFTKEYDYGFTPFETALEIKADLKIFKILIDNNILQNSIARLPILHQLVEDDNITYQLKIDVITYLLKNKEIDLNEEILGQKSLLEKAYDTQNKYLIELFLSYGASIKTIHKFYKNIFLTEKEIAKMSTVLLEKQPLKDYKYFSTYLTFNDFKKLFFKFEDIKNMQIMTLICENVLIENSEKIQLCKIALERGCDINEQNKDSEKLTVLQYYCRSYIVGKDFSFIDFLFDNGAIFNYDNNSSIANCVFLNQIPLIKHLVNDKNIDINEINKNGQGAINGLIGFRFLQTVEDKIKMLKVLMQLGLNINQKVISNSKDESPKSSIIDILLDNEDNHPFLEHILKTYKEIELEEQISFMFAKKANDKLCKLLIEKNPNYISDFYYSLEIDEKKYHYSAQALDMAINWERKELAQYLLDNYPNMKTYTEHRSLIEMALSNNFSVDFIKKLIEKDPNLNRVYYCTKTNPSTQKKITTTETSLIAVLACLGNISTDKITQIVSCLLENNADANIPLTKTNLGHAAIKEEHPLLYAVEESFEENLLDILITKGNIDLNEQRGGRNESIICSCLGVRGLSDEAILKHLKFFTKKCKIDLEQQNTQGDTLLLKASTECLPKCVNYLIELGSDVHIVGGFDNSPAMHKAISNYPHLDKTKRAQTVKVLIDAGVDIEQFDSEQLTAVMSAAKYGCFETLVTLLESGANCNNKNESGYNAVNVTIPSDFNTKNYSYDDKDNFEENKSKILAVLKDYGCDLDNVPLEGSTILNNSIGFNLKTIFNTLLQLEVDINKPDKNGVTPIMVAIEFSDLFFANTLLQSEDINLLVEDNNGENLIFKAIKRGNDSNIIDLIDYLKENGVPFKNLENGMNPLIFASYFCHFNLFEYLLNFVDDINTKDNFGLSAISWSLQSNLNIPQEQRVESIKTLISLGANKHDVINIARKDEFDDETIEILESL; the protein is encoded by the coding sequence ATGCAATTAAAGAATTTATTCGCTTTTAATAATAATGAAGACTTAGAATCACTAATATTAAAAGGAAAAATAAAAAAGATTATAAAATATTTAGATAAAAATAGTATTAATATAAAAGAAAATATTAATGATTTTTTACGTTTAGGAATAAAAAGTGAAAATAAAAACTTTTTAGAATATCTAATAAGTTTAAATATAGTTATTCCAAATAATATTGATGGTTTAAGTGTTTTATCTTATGGTTTAAATGAAACTTCAAATTTAGATATTATTACATACATTATAAAAAATGATTCATTTACAAAAGAGTATGATTATGGATTTACTCCATTTGAAACTGCACTAGAAATAAAAGCAGATTTAAAAATATTCAAAATTTTAATTGATAATAATATTTTACAAAATAGTATAGCAAGATTACCAATTCTTCACCAATTAGTTGAAGATGATAATATTACATATCAACTAAAAATTGATGTAATAACATATCTTCTAAAAAATAAAGAAATTGACTTAAATGAAGAGATTCTAGGACAAAAATCTCTTTTAGAAAAAGCATATGACACTCAAAACAAATATCTAATTGAACTATTCTTATCTTATGGTGCTTCAATAAAAACAATCCATAAATTTTATAAAAATATCTTTTTAACAGAAAAAGAGATTGCAAAAATGTCTACTGTTTTATTAGAAAAACAACCACTAAAAGATTATAAATATTTTTCAACATATTTGACATTTAATGATTTTAAAAAGCTCTTTTTTAAATTTGAAGATATTAAAAATATGCAAATAATGACTCTAATTTGTGAAAATGTACTAATTGAGAATAGTGAAAAAATACAACTTTGTAAGATTGCTTTAGAAAGAGGTTGTGATATAAATGAGCAAAACAAAGATAGTGAAAAGCTAACAGTTTTACAATACTATTGTAGAAGTTATATTGTTGGTAAGGATTTTTCTTTTATTGATTTTCTTTTTGATAATGGAGCAATTTTTAACTATGATAATAACTCTTCAATCGCAAATTGTGTATTTTTAAATCAAATTCCTCTTATAAAGCATCTAGTAAATGACAAAAATATAGATATAAATGAGATAAATAAAAATGGTCAAGGAGCAATAAACGGGCTTATTGGTTTTAGATTTTTACAAACAGTTGAAGATAAAATCAAAATGCTAAAAGTTTTAATGCAACTAGGTCTAAATATAAATCAAAAAGTCATTTCAAATAGTAAAGATGAATCACCAAAAAGTTCAATAATAGATATACTTTTAGACAATGAAGATAATCACCCTTTTTTAGAACATATTCTAAAAACATATAAAGAGATTGAACTAGAGGAGCAAATTAGTTTTATGTTTGCTAAAAAAGCAAATGATAAATTATGTAAACTTCTAATTGAAAAAAATCCAAACTACATTAGTGACTTTTATTACTCTTTAGAAATTGATGAAAAAAAATATCATTATAGTGCTCAAGCGTTGGATATGGCAATAAATTGGGAGAGAAAAGAGCTTGCACAATATCTACTAGATAACTACCCAAATATGAAAACATATACAGAACACAGATCACTTATTGAAATGGCACTTTCTAATAACTTTAGTGTTGATTTTATAAAGAAATTAATAGAAAAAGACCCAAATTTAAATAGAGTCTACTATTGCACAAAAACAAATCCCTCTACTCAAAAGAAAATCACTACAACAGAAACTTCTTTGATTGCAGTTTTAGCTTGTCTAGGAAATATATCAACAGATAAAATTACTCAAATTGTATCTTGTCTATTAGAAAATAATGCAGATGCAAATATTCCTCTTACTAAAACAAATTTAGGACATGCAGCAATAAAAGAAGAACACCCACTTTTATATGCAGTTGAAGAGAGTTTCGAAGAGAACTTACTTGATATACTAATAACTAAAGGTAATATTGACTTAAATGAGCAAAGAGGAGGAAGAAATGAATCTATAATTTGCTCATGCCTAGGAGTTAGAGGTTTAAGTGATGAAGCCATTTTAAAACATCTAAAATTTTTTACTAAAAAATGTAAAATAGATTTAGAGCAACAAAATACTCAAGGTGATACTCTACTTCTAAAAGCTTCAACAGAATGTTTACCAAAATGTGTAAATTATCTAATTGAATTAGGAAGTGATGTTCATATAGTTGGAGGTTTTGACAACTCTCCTGCTATGCATAAAGCAATCTCTAATTATCCACACTTAGATAAAACAAAAAGAGCCCAGACTGTAAAAGTATTAATTGATGCAGGAGTTGATATAGAACAGTTTGATTCTGAACAACTAACTGCTGTAATGAGTGCTGCAAAATATGGTTGCTTTGAAACTTTAGTTACTCTTTTAGAAAGTGGTGCTAATTGCAATAATAAAAATGAGTCAGGTTATAATGCTGTTAATGTAACAATTCCAAGTGATTTTAATACAAAAAATTATTCTTATGATGATAAAGATAACTTTGAAGAGAACAAATCAAAAATCTTAGCAGTTCTTAAAGATTATGGTTGTGACTTAGACAATGTTCCTCTTGAAGGTTCTACTATTTTAAACAACTCTATTGGTTTTAATTTAAAAACTATTTTCAACACTCTTTTACAACTTGAAGTTGACATAAACAAACCTGACAAAAATGGTGTTACTCCTATCATGGTTGCTATTGAGTTTAGTGATTTATTTTTTGCTAATACTTTACTTCAAAGTGAAGATATCAATCTTCTGGTTGAGGACAACAATGGTGAAAATCTTATTTTCAAAGCTATCAAAAGAGGCAACGATTCTAACATTATTGACTTGATTGATTATCTTAAAGAGAACGGTGTACCTTTTAAAAATCTTGAAAATGGCATGAACCCTCTTATTTTTGCTTCATATTTTTGCCACTTCAATCTTTTTGAGTATCTTCTTAATTTTGTTGATGATATCAATACTAAAGACAATTTTGGTTTATCTGCTATTTCTTGGTCTTTACAATCTAATCTTAACATACCTCAAGAACAAAGAGTCGAATCTATCAAAACTCTAATCTCTTTAGGAGCAAATAAACATGATGTTATAAATATAGCTAGAAAAGATGAATTTGATGATGAAACAATAGAAATATTAGAAAGTTTATAA
- a CDS encoding bile acid:sodium symporter family protein — translation MIKSITILFPLWAVIFSIICYISPNLVVGFKSLIIPLLIFIMFCMGITLKIDDFKRVLKKPNIIALTTILQFLLMPLAAYFVSKLFDLSTDLLVGMILVGAVSGGTASNVIAYLAKADVALSITMTIVSTLLSIVVTPYLTLFYIGQTVPVPAGSMLLSILKIVFIPVLIGIILNHFFHKYIDKRQDIFALLSIISIVFIIGIIIGINQNKISSIATSLMLAIICHNIIGLFGGYVICKAFGYNKKECKTVAIEVGMQNSGLAVVLAMKYFSALSALPGAIFSIWHNISGSILAGYWSKQKD, via the coding sequence ATGATAAAATCAATAACAATACTTTTTCCTTTATGGGCAGTAATCTTTTCAATAATTTGCTATATTTCTCCAAATTTGGTAGTTGGGTTCAAAAGTTTAATTATTCCTTTATTGATTTTTATTATGTTTTGTATGGGAATCACTCTAAAAATTGATGATTTTAAAAGAGTTCTTAAAAAACCTAATATAATAGCCTTGACTACAATCTTACAATTTTTACTTATGCCTTTAGCTGCTTATTTTGTATCAAAACTATTTGATTTATCAACTGATCTTTTAGTTGGAATGATTTTAGTAGGAGCAGTATCAGGAGGAACTGCTTCAAATGTAATAGCATATTTAGCAAAAGCTGATGTTGCTTTATCTATTACTATGACTATTGTATCTACTTTATTATCTATTGTTGTTACACCTTATTTAACTTTGTTTTATATAGGTCAAACAGTTCCAGTTCCTGCTGGTAGTATGCTATTAAGTATTTTAAAAATTGTATTTATTCCTGTATTAATAGGAATTATTTTAAACCACTTTTTTCATAAATATATAGATAAAAGACAAGATATTTTTGCACTGTTATCAATAATTAGTATAGTATTTATTATAGGAATAATAATAGGAATAAATCAAAACAAAATATCATCAATTGCAACTTCTTTAATGTTGGCAATTATTTGTCATAATATTATAGGTTTATTTGGTGGGTATGTTATTTGCAAAGCATTTGGTTATAATAAAAAAGAGTGTAAAACAGTAGCTATTGAAGTTGGTATGCAAAACTCAGGTTTAGCAGTTGTATTAGCAATGAAATATTTTTCAGCATTAAGTGCATTACCTGGAGCAATATTTAGTATATGGCACAACATATCTGGCTCTATTCTTGCTGGATATTGGTCAAAACAAAAGGATTGA
- a CDS encoding class I SAM-dependent methyltransferase, whose product MKFEDIDFNEMYKEQKQKTTFKPKSSDDWNNKAPSMNERVHSSIYNDEFLDRLNLDKIDSLLDVGCGVGNLSLKLAKKLNSVYSLDYSSKMLELLNENAKAQNITNITTINKSWYDNWDDIPNTDLVIASRSMEVKDMKEALVKLNTKANKKVVITYKKGGSFVSDEILDALGKNIIKKPDYIYILNILYSLGIYAKVDFINSEGRNTIYSSKERFIQSISWSIGALTQEEIKNLEDYYDNLTTEQKNKEEYVQWAMISWDKKA is encoded by the coding sequence ATGAAGTTTGAAGATATAGATTTTAATGAAATGTACAAAGAGCAAAAGCAAAAAACCACTTTTAAACCTAAAAGTAGTGATGATTGGAATAACAAAGCACCCTCTATGAATGAAAGAGTTCACTCTTCAATTTACAATGATGAGTTTTTAGATAGATTGAATTTAGATAAAATTGATTCTTTACTTGATGTAGGTTGTGGTGTAGGAAATTTATCTTTGAAATTAGCAAAAAAATTAAATAGTGTTTATTCACTAGATTACTCATCTAAAATGTTAGAGTTATTAAATGAAAATGCAAAAGCACAAAATATCACAAATATCACTACAATAAATAAATCTTGGTATGATAATTGGGATGATATTCCAAACACTGATTTAGTTATAGCTTCAAGGTCTATGGAAGTAAAAGATATGAAAGAAGCATTAGTTAAGTTAAATACAAAAGCAAATAAAAAAGTAGTAATTACTTATAAAAAAGGTGGTTCTTTTGTAAGTGATGAGATACTAGATGCTTTAGGAAAAAATATTATCAAAAAGCCTGATTATATCTATATTTTAAATATATTATACTCTTTGGGTATTTATGCAAAAGTTGATTTTATAAATAGTGAAGGGCGAAATACAATCTATTCATCTAAAGAGAGGTTTATACAATCTATTTCTTGGAGTATAGGTGCATTAACACAAGAAGAGATAAAAAATTTAGAAGATTATTATGATAATTTAACAACTGAACAAAAAAATAAAGAAGAGTATGTTCAATGGGCGATGATATCTTGGGATAAGAAGGCGTAA
- a CDS encoding glycosyltransferase, producing the protein MKNFLYITDQDEYTDHSFIGAFFEKYLGKHLNVNILYFSQFKTDFEKKDNQRFILPLKLKDNLLEELEKNQIDVNSYDFIVIRNDIELLKDILKTKIRYKYKVGFRLSFPKRIAKLKENEANNNSTFFDMIGDKIQSYKETTLINECDIFLPSTNQMKDEFFPSISIKTYPIPTGIDPEVLHENIQHVEDFKRFIYAGTLDNLRKFETILEAFSQINNNLFRIMISTKDPEYAKKMLEKYPNLKNCIELYNTKNKEELLELIAKADIGLSILPNIAIFNTSTSIKIIDYYSSAVPCIMTNNAKNNTLFEDNVEAWFCDFDKDSIKSKIEELLALSKEEVAKVGVNGQKKLLDIRNYEKIAQDFATELNLL; encoded by the coding sequence ATGAAAAATTTCTTGTATATAACCGACCAAGATGAATATACAGACCACAGTTTTATAGGTGCTTTTTTTGAAAAATATTTAGGCAAACATTTAAATGTAAATATCTTATATTTTTCTCAATTCAAAACAGATTTTGAAAAAAAAGACAACCAAAGATTTATTTTGCCTTTAAAATTAAAAGATAATTTGCTTGAAGAATTAGAAAAAAATCAAATTGATGTAAACTCTTATGATTTTATTGTAATAAGAAATGACATTGAACTTTTGAAAGATATTCTAAAAACAAAGATAAGATACAAATACAAAGTTGGATTTAGATTATCTTTCCCAAAAAGAATAGCAAAACTAAAAGAGAATGAAGCAAATAATAATTCCACTTTTTTTGATATGATTGGAGATAAAATACAATCATACAAAGAGACAACTTTAATAAATGAATGTGATATATTCTTGCCTTCTACAAACCAAATGAAAGATGAATTTTTTCCTTCAATTAGTATAAAAACTTACCCTATTCCAACAGGTATTGACCCAGAAGTTTTACATGAAAATATCCAACATGTTGAAGATTTCAAAAGATTTATTTATGCAGGAACTTTAGATAATCTAAGAAAATTTGAGACTATTTTAGAAGCATTTAGCCAAATAAACAATAATCTTTTTAGGATTATGATATCAACAAAAGATCCAGAATATGCAAAAAAAATGTTAGAGAAATATCCAAATTTAAAAAATTGTATTGAGCTTTATAATACTAAAAATAAAGAAGAATTATTAGAGTTGATTGCTAAAGCAGATATTGGCTTATCTATTTTACCAAATATTGCAATTTTTAATACATCAACATCTATTAAAATTATAGATTATTACTCAAGTGCAGTTCCTTGTATTATGACAAATAATGCAAAAAATAATACTTTATTTGAAGATAATGTTGAAGCATGGTTTTGTGATTTTGATAAAGATTCTATAAAATCAAAAATTGAAGAGTTATTAGCATTGTCAAAAGAAGAAGTTGCAAAAGTTGGAGTAAATGGACAAAAAAAACTTCTAGATATTAGAAATTATGAGAAAATTGCTCAAGATTTTGCAACGGAGTTAAATCTTTTATAA
- a CDS encoding amino acid ABC transporter ATP-binding protein: MHNNQIIQMKKINKYYDDFHVLKDIDFSVEQGEIVVVCGPSGSGKSTLIRCINGLEEIDDGQIIVDDLHIHDSKKNLKAIRSEVGMVFQHFNLFPHLTILENITIAPTLVKNISKNDAKDIAMELLRKVKLENKANSYPADLSGGQKQRVAIARSLAMKPKVILFDEPTSALDPETIGDVLSVMKDLAKEKFTLVCVTHEMGFAKEVGDRIVFMDQGVIVEENTPSEFFKSPKSDRAKKFLNEILVH, from the coding sequence ATGCATAATAATCAAATAATTCAGATGAAAAAAATCAATAAATACTATGATGATTTCCATGTTTTAAAAGACATTGACTTTAGTGTTGAACAAGGTGAAATCGTTGTAGTTTGTGGACCTTCTGGTTCTGGTAAATCAACTTTAATTCGTTGTATAAATGGTCTTGAAGAGATTGACGATGGACAAATAATAGTTGATGATTTACATATTCATGATAGTAAAAAGAATTTAAAAGCAATAAGAAGTGAAGTAGGTATGGTATTTCAACACTTTAACCTTTTCCCTCATCTTACAATTTTAGAAAATATTACAATAGCTCCAACATTGGTAAAAAACATATCAAAAAATGATGCTAAAGATATTGCAATGGAGCTCTTAAGAAAAGTAAAACTTGAAAACAAAGCAAATTCTTATCCTGCTGATTTAAGTGGTGGACAAAAACAAAGAGTTGCCATCGCAAGAAGTCTAGCAATGAAACCAAAAGTGATTTTATTTGATGAACCAACATCTGCACTTGACCCAGAAACAATTGGTGATGTGCTTTCTGTTATGAAAGATTTAGCAAAAGAAAAATTTACTTTAGTTTGTGTTACTCATGAAATGGGTTTTGCAAAAGAAGTAGGAGATAGAATAGTATTTATGGACCAAGGAGTAATTGTTGAAGAAAATACTCCAAGTGAATTTTTCAAAAGCCCAAAAAGTGATAGGGCAAAAAAATTCTTAAATGAAATATTAGTACACTAA
- a CDS encoding transporter substrate-binding domain-containing protein translates to MKKILLAMLVFLASTVFAADLDLWKNSTLNKIVQRGELRVGLDPGYMPFEMKDKKGRLIGYDIDIARLMAKSMGVKLKVVPTAFDGIIAGLLTDKFDIIIAGMTITQERNLKINFSDSYIVVGQTVLLNKKLANEIKDSKQLNSKKYTITAKLGQTGEIVAKKFFKNAKINTFDTEVEAVSEVLNGRADAFVNDQPYNAIFMDGKGKNKLVHLDKPLTYEPLAFGIKKGDPDFLNWLNNFLKQIKNDKLLNIQEKLYNKWFVNTDWLKRVQ, encoded by the coding sequence ATGAAAAAAATACTTTTAGCAATGTTAGTTTTTTTAGCTTCTACAGTATTTGCAGCTGATTTAGACTTATGGAAAAACTCTACATTAAATAAAATAGTTCAAAGAGGTGAGTTAAGAGTAGGATTAGACCCAGGATATATGCCTTTTGAGATGAAAGATAAAAAAGGTAGATTAATTGGTTATGATATTGATATTGCAAGATTAATGGCAAAATCAATGGGTGTAAAATTAAAAGTTGTTCCTACTGCATTTGATGGAATTATTGCAGGTCTTTTAACTGACAAATTTGATATTATTATTGCTGGTATGACTATTACTCAAGAGAGAAATTTAAAAATCAATTTTTCTGATTCATATATTGTAGTTGGACAAACTGTTCTTTTAAATAAAAAATTAGCAAATGAAATAAAAGATTCAAAACAATTAAATAGTAAGAAATATACAATTACTGCTAAACTTGGTCAAACAGGTGAAATTGTTGCTAAGAAATTTTTCAAAAATGCAAAAATCAATACTTTTGATACAGAAGTAGAAGCAGTTTCTGAAGTTTTAAATGGTAGAGCTGACGCATTTGTAAATGACCAACCATATAATGCAATTTTTATGGATGGAAAGGGTAAAAATAAATTAGTTCATTTAGATAAACCTTTAACTTATGAGCCATTAGCATTTGGTATCAAAAAAGGTGACCCAGATTTCTTAAATTGGTTAAATAACTTCCTAAAACAAATTAAAAATGACAAATTATTAAATATTCAAGAAAAATTATATAATAAATGGTTTGTTAATACAGACTGGTTAAAAAGAGTTCAATAG